Proteins from one Natrinema salinisoli genomic window:
- a CDS encoding APC family permease produces the protein MESGPSAAAGANIEGESPQVEPTVETDDATITDGAELERTLGLTGGLAIGIGTMIGAGIFVFPGLAAGRAGPAAAASFGIGAIVALLVALPTAELATAMPKSGGGYYFISRGLGALAGAVVGLSLWFGLVFATAFYLVGFGYYAVDTLAEVGIAVGNGLVIPLALLFGAGFTVLNATGTENAAKLQNGIVVLLLSILIFFLGYGGLDAVGLIGDPAAPERFAPFGTMPILTTAALVFTSYLGFAQIATVAGEMKDPGRNLPLSIVGSVLIVGVLYVVTIFVATSAFGSDQLAEFGETAMVDVGRHYLGPIGAFAIVFGGLLATMSSANASVLSTSRAIYAVSRDALLPRWASRINLRYGTPHVALGLAGGPILVLVATGRVELLAEVASFLHLIMYGLICVALLALRRDEPEWYEPDFRVPGYPAVPAIGAIASFALIGFMQPVSQLTGIAIMVAAAGWYAYYARDVKLKGAL, from the coding sequence ATGGAAAGCGGGCCGTCGGCGGCGGCTGGCGCCAACATCGAGGGGGAGTCCCCGCAGGTCGAACCGACGGTCGAGACGGACGACGCGACGATCACCGACGGCGCCGAACTCGAGCGGACGCTCGGGCTTACCGGCGGGCTCGCCATCGGAATCGGAACGATGATCGGTGCGGGTATTTTCGTCTTCCCGGGGCTGGCGGCCGGTCGTGCCGGACCGGCCGCGGCGGCGTCGTTCGGCATCGGTGCGATCGTGGCGCTGTTGGTCGCGCTCCCGACCGCCGAACTCGCGACGGCGATGCCGAAAAGCGGCGGCGGCTATTATTTCATCTCTCGCGGCTTAGGCGCGCTCGCCGGCGCGGTCGTCGGGCTATCGCTGTGGTTCGGACTGGTGTTCGCGACGGCGTTTTATCTCGTCGGCTTCGGCTACTACGCCGTCGATACGCTCGCCGAAGTCGGGATCGCGGTCGGCAACGGTCTCGTCATTCCGCTGGCGCTGTTGTTCGGCGCCGGCTTTACCGTACTCAACGCGACGGGAACGGAAAACGCGGCGAAGCTCCAGAACGGGATCGTCGTCTTGTTGCTCTCGATCCTGATCTTCTTTCTCGGGTATGGCGGCCTCGATGCGGTGGGACTGATCGGCGACCCGGCGGCTCCCGAGCGGTTCGCACCGTTCGGCACGATGCCCATATTGACGACGGCGGCGCTCGTGTTCACGTCGTATCTCGGCTTCGCGCAGATCGCGACCGTCGCCGGGGAAATGAAAGATCCCGGTCGGAACCTGCCGCTGTCGATCGTCGGCTCGGTGCTCATCGTCGGCGTCCTCTACGTGGTGACCATCTTCGTCGCGACGAGCGCGTTCGGGAGCGACCAGCTCGCCGAGTTCGGCGAGACGGCGATGGTCGACGTCGGCCGCCACTACCTCGGCCCGATCGGCGCGTTCGCGATCGTCTTCGGCGGGCTGCTCGCGACGATGTCCAGCGCCAACGCGTCAGTTCTCAGCACGTCCCGCGCCATCTACGCCGTCTCTCGCGACGCCCTGTTACCGCGGTGGGCAAGCCGCATCAACCTCCGATACGGCACGCCACACGTCGCGCTTGGGCTGGCCGGCGGGCCGATCCTCGTCCTGGTCGCGACCGGCCGCGTGGAACTCCTCGCGGAGGTCGCCTCGTTCCTCCACCTCATCATGTACGGACTGATCTGCGTGGCGCTGCTCGCGCTGCGCCGAGACGAGCCGGAGTGGTACGAGCCCGATTTCCGGGTGCCGGGCTACCCGGCCGTTCCGGCGATCGGTGCGATCGCCAGTTTCGCCCTGATCGGGTTCATGCAGCCCGTCTCACAGCTCACCGGAATCGCGATCATGGTCGCGGCCGCCGGCTGGTACGCCTATTACGCTCGCGACGTGAAACTGAAGGGGGCACTCTGA
- the thiD gene encoding bifunctional hydroxymethylpyrimidine kinase/phosphomethylpyrimidine kinase, which translates to MRTPAPDSRPVALTIAGSDSGGGAGIQADLATMAAHGVFGTSAITAVTAQNTRGVQSSHVLPVEEIEAQLEAVTDDFAVGGAKTGMLATTEVIETVADRARGFDFPLVVDPVMVATSGDRLLEPEAERAYEDLLGEATLATPNVDEAEVLTDVAVTDEERAREAGEAILETGVDAVLVKGGHVPGETVTDVLVTGDTVRAFEHPRIGTDATHGSGCALAAAITARLATGEPLETAVEGATDFLARAVRYYYDVGEGHGAVNHMVTLRNEAAREPTAEEVQAVVDRFVDADVSALVPEVGMNVVGATPYAESVAETAAVEGRITRTLSGVQPNRGVRFGASSHVARFLLSAREFVPDLRFAVNCRFDADVEAALEALEWPVAEYDRSEQPDEIRETEGSTMGWGARQAFADRDEPPVAVVDRGEVGKESLVKLVAADPETLADRTLALETEVAK; encoded by the coding sequence ATGAGAACACCAGCACCCGACAGCCGGCCGGTCGCGCTGACGATCGCGGGCAGCGACTCCGGCGGCGGCGCAGGGATCCAGGCCGACCTCGCCACGATGGCCGCCCACGGCGTCTTCGGAACCTCGGCGATCACCGCCGTCACCGCCCAGAACACCCGCGGCGTCCAGTCCTCGCACGTCTTGCCCGTCGAAGAGATCGAAGCCCAACTCGAGGCCGTCACCGACGACTTCGCGGTCGGCGGGGCGAAGACCGGGATGCTCGCGACGACCGAGGTCATCGAAACCGTGGCAGACCGCGCCCGCGGGTTCGACTTCCCGCTCGTCGTGGACCCCGTCATGGTCGCGACCTCGGGCGACCGGTTGCTCGAACCCGAGGCCGAACGCGCCTACGAGGACCTGCTCGGCGAGGCGACGCTGGCGACGCCGAACGTCGACGAGGCCGAAGTACTGACCGACGTCGCGGTGACTGACGAGGAACGCGCCCGGGAGGCCGGCGAGGCGATCCTCGAGACGGGCGTCGATGCGGTTCTCGTGAAGGGAGGCCACGTCCCGGGAGAGACAGTCACAGACGTGCTCGTCACTGGCGACACCGTTCGGGCGTTCGAACACCCCCGCATCGGGACGGACGCGACCCACGGCTCCGGCTGTGCCCTCGCCGCCGCGATCACGGCCCGCCTCGCGACGGGCGAACCGCTCGAGACCGCGGTCGAGGGCGCGACCGACTTCCTCGCTCGCGCGGTGCGCTACTACTACGACGTCGGCGAGGGCCACGGCGCGGTCAACCACATGGTCACGCTGCGAAACGAGGCCGCTCGAGAGCCGACCGCCGAAGAAGTCCAGGCGGTCGTCGATCGGTTCGTCGACGCCGACGTCTCTGCGCTCGTTCCCGAGGTCGGGATGAACGTGGTCGGGGCGACTCCCTACGCCGAATCCGTCGCCGAAACCGCCGCCGTCGAAGGTCGGATCACGCGGACGCTCTCGGGCGTCCAGCCGAACCGCGGCGTTCGCTTCGGGGCCTCGAGCCACGTCGCCAGATTCCTCCTGTCGGCGCGGGAGTTCGTCCCCGACCTACGGTTCGCGGTCAACTGCCGGTTCGACGCGGACGTCGAGGCGGCGCTCGAGGCGCTCGAGTGGCCGGTCGCCGAGTACGACCGCAGCGAACAACCCGACGAGATCAGGGAAACCGAGGGGAGCACGATGGGCTGGGGAGCCCGGCAGGCCTTCGCCGACCGCGATGAGCCGCCGGTCGCAGTCGTCGATCGCGGCGAGGTCGGCAAGGAGTCGCTCGTGAAACTCGTCGCCGCCGATCCGGAGACGCTCGCGGATCGAACGCTGGCGCTGGAGACCGAGGTAGCGAAATGA
- a CDS encoding dihydrodipicolinate synthase family protein, translating to MHGTGVPLVTPFDDSGTVDRDRLRALVAWLEDRDVDFLVPCGSSGEAPLLTTDERIRVVETVAEATDLPVLAGTGHEGFEPTLETTERAAAADADAALVVTPSYYGSDDEALAAYYRDLADDSPIPIYLYSVPKFTDHALAPETVASLAAHENVAGIKDSSGSLEALQRLVRLTADEEFAVLVGSGSFYAAGLTAGADGGVLALANVVPERAKEIYRLHDAGRGDAARALNADLVELNRAVTTRYGVPGIKAALATREQPVGSLRRPLQPLAETARGDIESVLADALEATGDTDPSPST from the coding sequence ATGCACGGTACTGGCGTCCCGCTCGTGACACCGTTCGACGATTCCGGCACCGTCGACCGCGACCGGCTTCGAGCACTCGTCGCATGGCTCGAGGACCGCGACGTTGACTTTCTCGTTCCCTGCGGATCGTCGGGCGAGGCCCCGCTGCTAACGACCGACGAACGGATTCGCGTCGTCGAAACCGTCGCCGAGGCGACCGACCTCCCGGTGCTCGCGGGCACCGGTCACGAAGGGTTCGAACCGACCCTCGAGACGACCGAACGCGCCGCCGCGGCCGATGCGGACGCCGCGCTCGTCGTCACGCCGTCGTACTACGGCTCGGACGACGAGGCGCTGGCCGCCTACTACCGCGACCTCGCGGACGACTCGCCGATCCCGATCTACCTCTATAGCGTTCCGAAATTCACCGATCACGCGCTCGCACCGGAAACGGTCGCCTCGCTGGCCGCCCACGAGAACGTCGCCGGCATCAAGGACTCGAGCGGGAGCCTCGAGGCCCTCCAGCGACTCGTCCGCCTCACCGCAGACGAGGAGTTCGCGGTGCTGGTCGGCAGCGGGAGCTTCTATGCGGCGGGCCTCACGGCGGGTGCCGACGGCGGCGTGCTGGCACTGGCGAACGTCGTTCCCGAGCGGGCCAAGGAGATCTACCGACTGCACGACGCCGGTCGGGGAGACGCCGCGCGAGCCCTGAATGCCGATCTCGTCGAACTCAACCGCGCCGTGACGACGCGCTACGGCGTTCCGGGTATCAAGGCTGCGCTGGCTACGCGCGAACAGCCGGTCGGCTCGCTCCGGCGACCGCTCCAGCCGCTCGCGGAGACCGCTCGAGGAGACATCGAGTCGGTACTCGCGGACGCGCTCGAGGCGACGGGTGACACGGATCCGAGTCCGTCGACGTAA
- a CDS encoding HypE family hydrogenase expression/formation protein has product MSDLGKIDRAFFERHIAPNLGADRDDVALGPTHGVDFGVLDIGGRALVTATDPVSILPALGLERAARFALDLILADVAVSGVAPSHLSICFTLPEGLTDDEFATIWETIHAECADLGVSIVTGHTARYGDVSHPWVGAATAMGVGDHDEIVRPDGACPGDRLLLTNGPAVESVGLLSTLYGDQLELPSDVLADAQERLEEVFAVRDALTAAAAGPVRAMHDVTEGGLAGALNEMADGAGVRFEIDRDAVPMRPGVREVCDALAYDPWAATSCGSLVIAVDPDGVDDVRGALEDRNTPVAEIGRVEAAGDEGGAVFVDGDRLEHPAVDPSWAAYAELATRAADDADS; this is encoded by the coding sequence GTGAGCGATCTCGGAAAAATCGATCGGGCGTTCTTCGAACGCCACATCGCACCGAATCTGGGTGCCGACCGCGACGACGTCGCCCTCGGTCCCACCCACGGCGTCGACTTCGGCGTCCTCGATATCGGCGGGCGGGCGCTGGTCACCGCCACGGATCCGGTTTCGATCCTTCCCGCACTGGGCCTCGAGCGGGCGGCCCGCTTCGCGCTCGACCTCATCCTCGCGGACGTGGCCGTCAGCGGCGTGGCCCCGTCGCATCTCTCGATCTGTTTTACCCTCCCCGAAGGGCTGACCGACGACGAGTTTGCGACGATCTGGGAGACGATCCACGCCGAGTGTGCGGATCTCGGAGTCTCGATCGTCACGGGGCATACGGCCCGCTACGGGGACGTCTCTCACCCGTGGGTCGGCGCGGCCACCGCGATGGGGGTCGGCGACCACGACGAGATCGTCCGTCCCGACGGCGCCTGTCCCGGCGACCGACTCCTCCTGACGAACGGCCCCGCAGTCGAGTCCGTCGGCCTGCTGAGTACGCTCTACGGCGACCAACTCGAGTTGCCAAGCGACGTGCTCGCAGACGCACAGGAGCGCCTCGAGGAGGTCTTCGCCGTCCGCGACGCACTCACGGCGGCCGCCGCGGGGCCGGTGCGGGCGATGCACGACGTGACCGAAGGCGGTCTCGCCGGTGCATTGAACGAGATGGCCGACGGCGCGGGCGTCCGGTTCGAGATCGATCGCGACGCCGTTCCGATGCGCCCCGGCGTCCGCGAGGTCTGCGACGCCCTCGCGTACGACCCCTGGGCAGCGACCAGCTGTGGCTCGCTCGTGATCGCGGTCGATCCCGACGGCGTGGACGACGTACGCGGCGCGCTCGAGGACCGGAACACGCCGGTCGCCGAAATCGGCCGCGTCGAAGCGGCGGGAGACGAGGGCGGGGCGGTATTCGTTGATGGGGACCGGCTCGAGCACCCGGCCGTCGATCCGTCGTGGGCGGCGTACGCGGAACTGGCGACTAGGGCGGCCGACGACGCCGATTCGTAA
- a CDS encoding methyl-accepting chemotaxis protein: MTESTAATDNTSALPTAIQSDAPIGFGVAVALAGLLAVVGTAVALGGLTTTPLGVGIAGVVATGASAAAIAAVSDARSAPRQRDELRQRIADVTDRTARLENEEYDVSFATGRDDEFGALEDALAGIRNQLAAGEQTDRSLDELESTVEAHAETTRAVAAGDLIRRFEQRGTHDAIDELAGNSNAMLAEIEGTFGTLKSFSGETVTYSRELKTSMETVQAEGERTSEALTEVVADNRDQNDQLQTVATEMESFSTTIEEIAATASEVADTADRTARVGQQGSEAAGNAIEGMDVIDAETERTLEEIEGLEAEAEQIDDLVESISDIAEQTNMLALNANIEATRTDDGGSEGFGAVADEIQNLSEQVYDSVQAVEERLEGLRDRAMSAADEVRTSRGRIEDSVADVEEAANALERIAELAGDTNDGVQEISAATEEQASATEEVVVLVESAAETSEKTATTSARAARRASAQADALSHVARSATVLTEQAGELNAQLERYVTEGGYDLPEARTADDVDPDAVSTATSTPETIGDGSGGSETR; encoded by the coding sequence ATGACTGAGTCGACGGCGGCCACCGACAATACGTCGGCGCTCCCGACGGCGATTCAGTCCGACGCGCCGATCGGGTTCGGCGTCGCGGTCGCGCTGGCGGGACTGCTCGCCGTCGTCGGTACCGCAGTCGCACTCGGCGGACTGACGACCACACCCCTCGGCGTCGGAATCGCCGGCGTCGTCGCGACGGGCGCGAGCGCAGCCGCGATCGCTGCCGTCTCGGACGCCCGATCCGCACCGCGTCAGCGCGACGAGCTCCGCCAGAGAATCGCCGACGTGACCGACCGGACCGCCCGTCTCGAGAACGAGGAGTACGACGTTTCATTCGCGACGGGTCGGGACGACGAGTTCGGCGCGCTCGAGGACGCGCTCGCCGGGATCCGGAACCAACTCGCGGCGGGCGAGCAGACTGACCGATCGCTGGACGAACTCGAGAGCACGGTCGAAGCACACGCCGAGACGACGCGAGCGGTCGCCGCGGGCGACCTCATCCGACGGTTCGAGCAACGCGGGACCCACGACGCGATCGACGAGTTGGCCGGCAACTCCAACGCGATGCTCGCGGAGATCGAGGGCACCTTCGGGACGCTGAAGTCGTTCTCCGGCGAGACCGTCACCTACAGTCGCGAGCTCAAAACGAGCATGGAGACGGTGCAGGCGGAAGGCGAGCGCACGAGCGAGGCGCTCACCGAGGTCGTCGCGGACAACAGGGACCAGAACGACCAGCTCCAGACCGTCGCGACCGAGATGGAATCGTTCTCGACGACGATCGAAGAGATCGCCGCGACGGCCTCCGAGGTCGCCGACACCGCCGACAGGACCGCCAGAGTCGGCCAGCAAGGGAGCGAGGCCGCCGGCAATGCGATCGAGGGGATGGACGTGATCGACGCGGAGACCGAACGCACGCTCGAGGAGATCGAAGGGCTCGAGGCGGAGGCCGAGCAGATCGACGACCTCGTCGAGTCGATCAGCGACATCGCGGAGCAGACGAACATGCTCGCGCTCAACGCGAACATCGAGGCGACCCGGACCGACGACGGCGGCAGCGAAGGGTTCGGCGCGGTCGCCGACGAGATCCAGAACCTCTCCGAACAGGTCTACGACTCCGTCCAGGCCGTCGAGGAGCGCCTCGAGGGCCTCAGGGACCGGGCGATGTCGGCGGCCGACGAGGTGCGAACCAGCCGCGGTCGCATCGAGGACAGCGTCGCCGACGTCGAGGAGGCCGCGAACGCCCTCGAGCGGATCGCCGAGCTCGCGGGCGACACGAACGACGGCGTCCAGGAGATTTCCGCTGCGACCGAGGAACAGGCCTCGGCGACCGAAGAAGTCGTCGTGCTGGTCGAATCCGCCGCCGAAACCAGCGAGAAGACGGCAACGACGTCTGCGAGGGCCGCCCGCCGAGCATCCGCTCAGGCCGACGCCCTCTCCCACGTCGCCCGGAGCGCGACGGTGCTCACCGAACAGGCCGGCGAGTTGAACGCGCAACTCGAGCGCTACGTCACCGAAGGCGGCTACGACCTCCCCGAGGCCCGAACCGCCGACGACGTGGATCCGGATGCGGTCTCGACCGCGACGTCGACGCCGGAGACGATCGGCGACGGAAGCGGCGGGAGCGAAACCCGGTAG
- a CDS encoding heme NO-binding domain-containing protein, giving the protein MHGIILKTLQAFVVDTYGEDAWLAVQEEADIEEKVYVPVTVYPDGDVYEIARTAGELTDQSPRTILTQYGEWVVPALLETYDLHIDDEWEGLELIANIQQFHTSLRTRDMTTLTTPRIRSERIDENRVRITYDSDRKLCDVARGAIQGVAERFDEELIAEERTCMHEGAEECQFDIRRNVPRDAESERKSQSDTEAESKTGFEFESEPPTDAPSGGTND; this is encoded by the coding sequence ATGCACGGTATAATTCTGAAGACGCTGCAGGCGTTCGTCGTCGATACCTACGGCGAGGACGCCTGGCTCGCAGTGCAAGAGGAGGCCGACATCGAGGAGAAAGTCTACGTGCCCGTCACCGTCTATCCGGACGGCGACGTCTACGAGATCGCGCGGACCGCCGGCGAACTCACCGACCAGAGTCCGCGGACGATCCTGACCCAGTACGGAGAGTGGGTCGTCCCGGCGCTGCTCGAGACCTACGATCTCCACATCGACGACGAGTGGGAAGGCCTGGAACTCATCGCGAACATCCAGCAGTTCCACACGTCGCTGCGGACGCGGGACATGACGACGCTGACGACGCCCCGAATTCGATCGGAACGGATCGACGAGAACCGGGTTCGGATCACCTACGACTCGGACCGAAAGCTGTGTGACGTCGCTCGCGGCGCGATCCAGGGCGTCGCCGAGCGCTTCGACGAGGAACTGATCGCGGAGGAGCGAACCTGTATGCACGAGGGGGCCGAGGAGTGCCAGTTCGATATCCGGCGGAACGTGCCCAGGGACGCCGAAAGCGAACGAAAATCGCAGTCGGATACCGAAGCCGAATCGAAAACGGGGTTCGAGTTCGAGTCCGAACCACCGACCGACGCTCCCAGCGGGGGAACGAATGACTGA
- a CDS encoding tRNA-binding protein, with protein sequence MVESPFDVEIEVGEVIEAESFPEAEKPKMTKLWIDLGDEEIQSAGQLDHHYDAADLVGRQVLCATNLGSVRIAGFKSEALTIGVPSDEGYPVLVSPDDDVSVPLGGTLY encoded by the coding sequence ATGGTCGAGAGTCCGTTCGACGTGGAGATCGAGGTCGGCGAAGTGATCGAGGCCGAATCGTTCCCGGAAGCGGAGAAGCCGAAGATGACCAAGCTGTGGATCGACCTCGGCGACGAGGAGATCCAGTCCGCCGGCCAGCTGGATCACCACTACGACGCCGCCGATCTCGTCGGTCGACAGGTACTCTGTGCGACGAACCTCGGATCGGTGCGGATCGCCGGCTTCAAATCCGAGGCGCTGACCATCGGCGTCCCGAGCGACGAGGGGTATCCCGTGCTCGTGTCGCCGGACGACGACGTGTCGGTGCCCCTCGGCGGAACGCTGTACTAG
- a CDS encoding universal stress protein codes for MTRVLVPLAILEGESVATGLTTLLAPMDVTVLGYHVLPEQTPPDQARLQYEERATDALVDLTAEFETAGGRADHRLVFTHDREQSIDRVAAETGADAYAITGVTGPVDRLLVTLTGDVAVDRLCSFAAELVADRDIGVTLFLATDDEAEGRDVLEAAARTLSERGIDVGIELAGDDPAFESLVEAAVDHDAIVMGEQAPSLRSLVFGEETERVAAESVGPVLVVRRLEEPEDAVERRD; via the coding sequence ATGACGCGCGTCCTCGTTCCGCTGGCGATACTCGAGGGAGAATCGGTTGCGACCGGGCTGACGACGCTGCTCGCACCGATGGACGTGACCGTACTGGGGTACCACGTCCTCCCCGAGCAGACGCCGCCGGACCAGGCGCGACTCCAGTACGAGGAGCGGGCGACCGACGCCCTCGTCGACCTCACGGCGGAGTTCGAGACGGCCGGCGGACGCGCCGACCACCGTCTCGTGTTCACCCACGACCGAGAACAGTCGATCGATCGCGTCGCCGCGGAGACGGGGGCCGACGCCTACGCCATCACGGGCGTGACCGGGCCGGTTGATCGCCTCCTCGTGACGCTGACGGGTGACGTCGCCGTCGATCGGCTCTGCTCGTTCGCCGCCGAACTCGTCGCCGACCGCGATATCGGCGTCACGCTCTTTCTCGCGACCGACGACGAAGCCGAAGGTCGGGACGTACTCGAGGCGGCCGCCCGGACCCTCTCCGAGCGCGGTATCGACGTGGGCATCGAACTCGCGGGCGACGACCCCGCGTTCGAGTCGCTCGTCGAAGCCGCGGTCGACCACGACGCGATCGTCATGGGCGAACAGGCGCCGTCCCTCCGCTCGCTCGTCTTCGGAGAGGAAACCGAACGGGTCGCCGCGGAATCGGTCGGGCCGGTGCTCGTCGTTCGGAGGCTCGAGGAACCCGAGGATGCGGTCGAGCGTCGCGACTGA
- a CDS encoding TIGR03560 family F420-dependent LLM class oxidoreductase: MTVTDLDVGIVLPQYGTDVETVRDTALEAEALGYDAVWLEDHFQSWIGDPRRATQECWTTLSAVAEATDRVRLGTLVTSQSYRHPALLAKMAATVDRLSDGRLELGLGGGWYADEYDRFGYEFREPPAERLRRLAETIEIVRGLWTEETYSHEGEHLDVDLEEAFCEPQPVQEPHPPIWIGGGGEDFTLRYTAELADGWNYGTLEPDGFAEKLDVLREHCESEERYDEIRKSAELFVFVGETTAAAEEKREAFRSEFLPDGPAEPREFFLSGYLETAPTGTPDEVRDCLAEYVDVGIEEVMLAVPNAADDEDESLTLLAADRIE, translated from the coding sequence ATGACTGTCACCGACCTCGACGTCGGAATCGTCCTCCCGCAGTACGGGACCGACGTCGAGACGGTTCGGGACACCGCACTCGAGGCCGAAGCGCTCGGTTACGACGCGGTCTGGCTCGAGGACCACTTCCAGTCGTGGATCGGTGATCCGCGTCGGGCGACACAGGAGTGCTGGACGACCCTGAGTGCGGTCGCCGAAGCGACCGACCGCGTGCGACTCGGCACGCTCGTCACCAGCCAGTCGTACCGCCATCCGGCGCTGCTCGCGAAGATGGCCGCGACGGTCGATCGGCTGAGCGACGGGCGGCTCGAGCTGGGACTCGGCGGCGGCTGGTACGCCGACGAGTACGACCGCTTCGGCTACGAGTTCCGGGAACCGCCGGCCGAACGGCTCCGCCGCCTCGCCGAGACGATCGAGATCGTACGGGGGCTCTGGACCGAGGAGACGTACAGCCACGAGGGCGAACACCTCGACGTCGACCTCGAGGAGGCGTTCTGTGAACCCCAGCCCGTCCAAGAGCCCCATCCGCCGATCTGGATCGGCGGCGGCGGCGAGGACTTCACTCTACGTTACACCGCCGAGCTCGCGGACGGCTGGAATTACGGGACGCTCGAGCCGGACGGGTTTGCGGAGAAACTCGACGTCCTCCGGGAACACTGCGAGAGCGAGGAGCGCTACGACGAGATCCGGAAGTCCGCCGAGCTGTTCGTCTTCGTCGGCGAGACGACCGCGGCGGCCGAGGAAAAGCGCGAGGCGTTCCGGTCCGAGTTCCTGCCTGACGGCCCTGCCGAACCGCGGGAGTTCTTCCTCTCGGGATACCTCGAGACGGCACCGACGGGAACGCCCGACGAAGTTCGCGACTGCCTCGCGGAGTACGTCGATGTCGGGATCGAGGAAGTAATGCTCGCGGTTCCGAACGCGGCCGACGACGAGGACGAGAGCCTGACGCTGCTGGCCGCGGACCGAATCGAATAG
- a CDS encoding universal stress protein, whose amino-acid sequence MSDPRDHRVLIPVDVLEGQTVPATIVDAFASIPVVLLAYRELPDQTGTDQAREQYGDRVRAEVDELRAVFEDAGCDVTTRVAFTHDRLKTFERVAVDESCDAVLLLNPAPVLETVLVAIRSDVNVRHIARLLHTILSGTALELTLLHAASDEEGRDAGTELLETARSELVAAGVDADRIDTTVVVDDSPTDAILEAAADHDLLVAGESRPSIRRFVFRDRAERLARRTVDPVLVVRGEYLESDDGHEEAVDGEGDE is encoded by the coding sequence ATGTCAGATCCTCGCGATCATCGTGTGCTGATCCCGGTCGACGTCCTCGAGGGCCAGACCGTGCCGGCGACCATCGTCGACGCGTTCGCTTCGATCCCGGTCGTCCTGCTCGCCTATCGCGAACTCCCGGATCAGACCGGAACCGATCAGGCGCGCGAGCAGTACGGCGACCGCGTGCGGGCCGAAGTCGACGAGCTCCGGGCGGTGTTCGAAGACGCCGGCTGTGACGTCACGACGCGAGTCGCGTTCACCCACGATCGCCTGAAGACGTTCGAACGCGTCGCCGTCGACGAATCGTGCGACGCCGTCCTGTTGCTCAACCCGGCACCCGTCCTCGAGACGGTGCTCGTCGCGATCCGAAGCGACGTCAACGTCCGGCACATCGCTCGACTGCTCCACACGATCCTCTCCGGGACGGCCCTCGAGCTGACCCTCCTCCACGCCGCATCGGACGAGGAGGGCCGCGATGCGGGGACGGAACTGCTCGAAACGGCGCGCTCGGAACTGGTCGCTGCCGGCGTCGATGCGGATCGAATCGACACCACGGTCGTCGTCGACGACTCGCCGACGGACGCCATTCTCGAGGCCGCGGCCGACCACGACCTCCTCGTCGCGGGCGAGAGCCGCCCGTCGATCCGTCGCTTCGTCTTCCGCGATCGCGCCGAACGGCTGGCCCGCCGGACGGTCGATCCGGTGCTCGTGGTTCGCGGGGAGTACCTCGAGTCGGACGACGGCCACGAGGAAGCGGTCGACGGCGAGGGCGACGAATAG